A stretch of Halomonas elongata DSM 2581 DNA encodes these proteins:
- a CDS encoding ABC transporter permease, whose protein sequence is MSQLASTPGANRQPLKTRLARWRRTPIFYPLIGFIVIFFAMAVINDNFLTSSNLVNLARQASIIAIIAVGMSLAILTGGIDLSVGPVMALSGTIMAGLMVAGVPPALAIILGLLVGAAFGAFNGLFVAFAGMPPIIVTLATMGIARGLGLIYTGGYPISGLPPEFAFFGRGTLAGIEMPILIMIAVYALGYVLLGHTATGRYLYAIGGNEEATRLSGIRVSRYKLLVYTLSGTTAAIAGLILTSRLMSGQPNAGVGFELDAIAAVVLGGAAITGGRGMILGTLIGALLLGVLNNGLNLLGVSPYLQNVIKGLIILLAIYISRKRTP, encoded by the coding sequence ATGAGCCAGCTCGCCTCAACTCCCGGCGCCAACCGCCAGCCCCTCAAGACACGACTGGCGCGCTGGCGGCGCACCCCGATCTTTTACCCATTGATCGGTTTCATCGTCATCTTCTTCGCCATGGCGGTGATCAACGACAACTTCCTGACCTCAAGCAATCTCGTCAATCTGGCTCGACAGGCATCCATCATCGCGATCATCGCCGTCGGCATGAGCCTGGCCATTCTCACCGGCGGCATCGATCTTTCAGTCGGTCCGGTGATGGCACTGTCGGGCACCATCATGGCCGGCCTGATGGTAGCCGGCGTCCCTCCGGCACTGGCCATCATCCTGGGCCTGCTGGTGGGAGCCGCCTTCGGCGCTTTCAACGGCCTTTTCGTGGCGTTCGCCGGCATGCCTCCGATCATCGTCACCCTCGCTACCATGGGCATCGCTCGCGGACTCGGGCTGATCTATACCGGAGGTTATCCGATTTCCGGACTCCCCCCGGAATTCGCCTTTTTCGGGCGTGGCACTCTGGCCGGCATCGAAATGCCGATCCTGATCATGATCGCCGTCTATGCACTCGGATATGTATTGCTCGGCCATACCGCGACCGGACGCTACCTGTATGCCATCGGCGGCAACGAAGAAGCCACCCGTCTGTCCGGCATTCGCGTCTCGCGCTACAAGCTGCTGGTCTACACCTTGAGCGGCACGACCGCCGCCATTGCCGGACTGATCCTGACATCGCGCCTGATGAGCGGCCAGCCCAACGCCGGTGTCGGTTTCGAACTCGATGCCATCGCTGCCGTGGTTCTGGGAGGTGCTGCCATCACCGGCGGGCGCGGCATGATTCTCGGAACCCTGATCGGCGCCCTGCTGCTCGGCGTACTCAACAATGGCCTCAATCTGTTGGGGGTATCGCCCTATCTCCAGAACGTCATCAAGGGGCTGATCATCCTTCTGGCGATCTACATCAGTCGCAAACGCACTCCCTGA
- the speD gene encoding adenosylmethionine decarboxylase codes for MTDNLRLHGFNNLTSSLSFNIYDICYAKTEEQRRAYIDYIDELYNAERLTQILKDVTNIIGAQVLNISRQDYEPHGASVTILIAEHELEEAAPEQIAPGPGPLPETVVAHLDKSHVTVHSYPESHPDNGISTFRLDIDVSTCGQISPLKALNYLIHSFDSDIVTMDYRVRGFTRDVDGRKLFIDHDITSIQDYLAEDTKRAYQMIDVNVYQENMFHTKMLLKDFELDNYLFGTSRRDISFEEARDIEGRLRKEMLEIFYSRNMD; via the coding sequence GTGACCGACAATCTCCGACTCCACGGGTTCAACAACCTGACCAGCTCCCTGAGCTTCAACATCTACGACATCTGCTACGCCAAGACCGAGGAGCAGCGGCGCGCCTACATCGATTACATCGACGAGCTCTACAACGCCGAACGCCTCACGCAGATCCTCAAGGATGTCACCAACATCATCGGCGCCCAGGTGCTCAACATCTCCCGTCAGGACTACGAGCCCCATGGCGCCAGTGTGACCATCCTGATCGCCGAGCATGAACTGGAAGAAGCCGCGCCCGAGCAGATAGCTCCCGGCCCCGGCCCCTTGCCCGAGACCGTGGTCGCCCATCTCGACAAGAGCCATGTCACCGTCCACAGCTATCCGGAATCGCACCCCGACAACGGTATCAGTACCTTTCGCCTGGACATCGACGTTTCCACCTGTGGCCAGATCAGCCCGTTGAAGGCCCTCAACTACCTGATCCACAGCTTCGACTCCGACATCGTCACCATGGACTACCGGGTACGCGGCTTCACCCGGGACGTGGACGGCCGCAAGCTGTTCATCGACCACGACATCACCTCCATCCAGGACTACCTGGCCGAGGACACCAAGCGGGCCTACCAGATGATCGATGTCAACGTGTATCAGGAGAACATGTTCCACACCAAGATGCTGCTCAAGGACTTCGAACTGGACAACTACCTGTTCGGCACCTCGCGCCGCGACATCTCCTTCGAAGAAGCCCGCGACATCGAAGGACGACTGCGCAAGGAGATGCTCGAGATCTTCTACTCGCGGAACATGGATTGA
- a CDS encoding SDR family oxidoreductase yields the protein MNFELQNHRILVTGATSGIGLDIARSLDELGADLVLLGRNRDRLAELEQELGAHTLAVDITDENAVSMAFADMPVLDGLVNCAGISILDSVLDVKAEDLERIMTTNVTANAVVAREAARHMLAHGRQGSIVNVSSQAAMAALQGHLGYSASKAALDAMTRVLCLELGPKGIRVNSVNPTVTLTPMAERAWSDPTKRDPMLAAIPLGRFATPREVALPVAFLLSPAASMVSGACLPVDGGFTSH from the coding sequence ATGAATTTCGAACTCCAGAACCACCGCATTCTCGTCACGGGCGCGACCAGCGGGATAGGGCTCGACATCGCAAGGTCACTCGACGAGCTCGGTGCTGACCTGGTGCTGCTCGGTCGCAACCGGGACAGGCTTGCCGAACTCGAACAAGAGCTGGGAGCCCACACCCTGGCCGTCGACATCACCGACGAAAACGCCGTCTCCATGGCTTTCGCCGACATGCCCGTCCTGGATGGACTGGTCAATTGCGCCGGTATCTCGATCCTCGACAGTGTCCTCGACGTCAAGGCCGAGGACCTCGAGCGGATCATGACCACCAACGTGACCGCAAACGCTGTGGTGGCACGGGAGGCAGCTCGACACATGCTCGCGCACGGCCGTCAGGGCAGCATCGTCAACGTCTCCAGCCAGGCGGCGATGGCCGCCCTGCAGGGCCACCTCGGTTACTCCGCCTCCAAGGCGGCCCTGGATGCCATGACCAGAGTGCTGTGCCTCGAGCTTGGTCCCAAGGGCATCCGCGTCAACAGCGTCAATCCGACGGTGACCCTGACTCCCATGGCAGAACGCGCCTGGTCGGACCCTACCAAGCGCGATCCAATGCTGGCCGCTATCCCCCTGGGACGCTTCGCCACTCCCCGGGAAGTCGCTCTGCCGGTGGCTTTCCTGCTGAGTCCGGCCGCGTCGATGGTCAGCGGCGCCTGCCTGCCGGTCGACGGTGGCTTCACATCCCATTAA
- a CDS encoding OsmC family protein: protein MKASVKWTDGRQFVTESGSGHSVVIDGPPDHGGRNTGPRPMEMLLMGLGACTSFDVLEILEKSRAPVSDCVASIEAERADSVPSVFTKIHVHFTVSGQGLKEKQVKRAVELSAEKYCSASIMLANGGVDVTHSFTIVEQ from the coding sequence ATGAAAGCCAGCGTCAAGTGGACAGACGGTCGTCAATTCGTCACCGAATCCGGCAGTGGCCACAGCGTGGTCATCGACGGCCCGCCCGACCATGGCGGTCGCAATACCGGCCCCCGGCCGATGGAGATGTTGTTGATGGGACTCGGCGCCTGCACGTCCTTCGACGTGCTGGAGATCCTCGAGAAGTCCCGCGCGCCGGTATCGGACTGCGTGGCCAGCATCGAGGCCGAACGCGCCGACAGCGTGCCCAGCGTCTTCACCAAGATCCACGTACACTTCACCGTCAGCGGCCAGGGACTCAAGGAGAAACAGGTCAAGCGCGCGGTGGAACTCTCCGCCGAAAAGTATTGCAGCGCCTCGATCATGCTCGCCAACGGCGGGGTCGACGTGACCCATTCCTTCACCATCGTCGAGCAATGA
- a CDS encoding histidine triad nucleotide-binding protein, producing the protein MDCLFCKIINREIPSDIVYEDDDVLAFNDIDPKAPIHMLVVPKKHIATLNDIEEGDLALVGRLQYTAARLAKEQGFADDGYRVVMNCNDQGGQTVYHIHMHLMGGRRFTWPAG; encoded by the coding sequence ATGGATTGCCTGTTCTGCAAGATCATCAATCGCGAGATTCCCTCCGATATCGTCTATGAGGACGATGATGTCCTGGCCTTCAACGATATCGATCCCAAGGCGCCGATCCATATGCTGGTGGTGCCGAAGAAGCACATCGCGACCCTGAACGACATCGAGGAGGGCGATCTGGCCCTGGTGGGGCGCCTTCAATACACCGCCGCGCGTCTGGCCAAGGAACAGGGATTCGCCGATGATGGCTATCGGGTGGTGATGAACTGCAATGACCAGGGCGGCCAGACGGTCTATCATATTCATATGCACCTGATGGGCGGTCGTCGCTTCACTTGGCCGGCTGGATAG
- a CDS encoding FGGY-family carbohydrate kinase, with amino-acid sequence MDTVIGIDIGTQSTKALVIDRHGRILAERSQGYRVDTPRPLWAEQWPDVWWEAMIQCLGDCLEDPEVDPRSVKGLCVSSLYGGSGIPVDADIRPVHPCLIWMDRRAEAQVQWVKEHIDMTRLEAITGNGVDSYYGFTKMMWLKQERPETWAQTHYLLPPNSYINYRLSGEIAIDHSSAGNIGGIYDLAARDWSTEMLDALDLDRDKLPSRLVESQAPVGGLLPSLADSLGLTANIPVVAGGVDAAMATLAAGATRPGNHVAMIGTSMCWGVINQSVEAGEGLISMPHVLNGGHDLYTFGGALTAGAAVSWFVDTFDGEDPTVGERGDAYERLEPPARALPPGAEGLLFLPYLMGERSPVWDARASACFIGLSLYHQRHHLYRAVLEGVTFALRHNMEAGKRQGSPLDSHLIVVGGATRSDLWMQIIADVTHMPVYTYRENVEAALGAALLAGQAASLIDLDQPLRHGTLIKRAVPSDTAIRRYDDLFSLYCQLYPRLKPIMHRLNINNPPESDPIS; translated from the coding sequence ATGGACACCGTTATCGGTATCGATATCGGAACCCAGAGTACCAAGGCGCTCGTGATCGATCGCCATGGCCGAATCCTGGCCGAGCGCAGTCAAGGGTATCGCGTCGATACCCCCCGCCCCCTCTGGGCCGAGCAATGGCCGGATGTATGGTGGGAGGCCATGATCCAGTGCCTCGGGGACTGCCTGGAAGACCCCGAGGTCGATCCCCGCAGCGTCAAGGGCCTGTGCGTCAGCAGCCTCTATGGCGGATCGGGCATCCCGGTCGATGCCGACATCCGGCCGGTCCATCCCTGTCTGATCTGGATGGACCGTCGGGCCGAGGCCCAGGTCCAGTGGGTGAAGGAACATATCGACATGACCCGTCTGGAAGCCATTACCGGCAATGGCGTGGACAGCTACTACGGTTTCACCAAGATGATGTGGCTGAAACAGGAACGGCCGGAAACATGGGCCCAGACCCACTACTTGCTGCCCCCCAACAGCTATATCAACTATCGCTTGAGCGGTGAAATCGCCATCGACCACAGTTCGGCCGGCAACATCGGTGGCATCTACGACTTGGCGGCACGCGACTGGTCGACGGAAATGCTCGATGCTCTGGATCTCGACCGGGACAAGCTCCCGAGCCGATTGGTGGAATCGCAAGCTCCTGTCGGTGGTCTACTGCCGTCATTGGCCGATTCGCTTGGCCTGACGGCCAATATCCCCGTGGTCGCCGGCGGCGTCGATGCCGCGATGGCCACGCTGGCTGCGGGCGCAACCCGACCCGGAAATCACGTCGCCATGATCGGTACCAGCATGTGCTGGGGCGTCATCAACCAAAGCGTCGAGGCGGGTGAAGGACTCATCAGCATGCCGCACGTGCTGAACGGTGGCCACGACCTCTATACCTTCGGCGGCGCACTGACCGCCGGTGCCGCCGTCAGTTGGTTCGTCGATACCTTCGATGGTGAAGACCCGACCGTCGGGGAACGTGGCGATGCCTATGAACGACTCGAGCCGCCTGCCCGGGCGCTGCCACCAGGTGCCGAAGGCCTGCTCTTCCTCCCCTACCTGATGGGGGAGCGCAGCCCGGTCTGGGACGCCCGGGCCAGCGCCTGCTTCATCGGTCTCAGCCTCTATCACCAACGACATCATCTGTACCGCGCCGTACTGGAAGGCGTGACCTTCGCCCTGCGACACAACATGGAAGCAGGCAAACGTCAGGGAAGCCCCCTCGATTCGCATCTGATCGTGGTCGGTGGAGCGACCCGCTCGGACCTGTGGATGCAGATCATCGCCGACGTGACCCACATGCCGGTCTATACCTATCGCGAGAACGTGGAGGCGGCCCTTGGCGCTGCCCTGCTGGCCGGACAGGCGGCCAGCCTGATCGATCTCGATCAACCGCTGCGGCATGGCACCCTGATCAAACGCGCCGTGCCTTCCGATACGGCAATACGCCGATACGACGATCTCTTTTCCCTTTATTGCCAGCTCTATCCGCGGCTCAAGCCAATCATGCATCGGCTCAACATCAACAATCCCCCCGAGAGCGATCCCATATCATGA
- a CDS encoding aminoglycoside phosphotransferase family protein, with protein sequence MPEADTTSRQSALRRWAAERHGIAPDALDLRLAADDASFRRYFRLTLADGTRRILMDAPPDKEDSAPFVAIARRWADAGLPVPHLHEVDLDAGFLEIEDLGDTPLQHCFEASEAPTTLAWHDRALTLLDALQNRADPQGLPAYDADLLGRELDLFTTWCLDRWLALAAPPSWPALRQRLIDTALAQPVVTVHRDFDAMNLMVVDDALYLIDFQDAVAGPLSYDLVSLLHGRYCRFPASRRRAWIEAFRQRAMTDGRLSDIEPSRFHHWVACMAAQRAIKVIGIFCRLTLRDGRQGYLARLPHFLDHLEDDLAELDEFTDFRVWVADILRPALLARLEAQGVAWESVA encoded by the coding sequence ATGCCAGAGGCCGACACGACCTCGCGCCAATCCGCCCTCCGCCGGTGGGCCGCCGAACGTCACGGTATCGCCCCCGATGCCCTCGATCTGCGCCTGGCCGCCGATGATGCCAGTTTTCGACGCTACTTCCGGCTGACACTGGCCGACGGCACCCGCCGCATCCTGATGGACGCGCCGCCGGACAAGGAAGACAGCGCGCCCTTCGTGGCCATTGCGCGCCGCTGGGCGGACGCCGGCCTGCCGGTTCCTCATCTCCATGAAGTGGATCTGGATGCCGGTTTCCTGGAGATCGAGGACCTCGGTGACACGCCCCTCCAGCATTGTTTCGAGGCCTCCGAGGCCCCGACCACCCTGGCCTGGCACGACCGGGCCCTGACACTGCTCGACGCGCTGCAGAACCGAGCCGACCCGCAAGGCCTGCCGGCCTATGACGCCGACCTGCTGGGGCGTGAGCTGGATCTCTTCACGACCTGGTGTCTCGATCGCTGGCTGGCACTGGCCGCACCGCCGAGTTGGCCTGCCCTTCGTCAGCGGTTGATCGATACCGCCCTGGCCCAGCCGGTGGTCACCGTGCATCGCGATTTCGACGCCATGAACCTGATGGTCGTCGACGACGCGCTGTACCTGATCGATTTTCAGGATGCCGTGGCCGGCCCGCTGAGCTATGACCTGGTCTCGCTGCTCCACGGCCGCTATTGCCGCTTCCCGGCGAGCCGTCGCCGTGCCTGGATCGAGGCATTCCGCCAGCGAGCCATGACCGACGGCCGCCTGAGCGACATCGAGCCATCACGGTTCCACCACTGGGTTGCCTGCATGGCCGCCCAGCGTGCTATCAAGGTCATCGGCATCTTCTGCCGACTGACCCTGCGCGACGGCCGCCAGGGCTATCTCGCCCGCCTGCCGCATTTTCTCGATCACCTGGAAGATGACCTGGCGGAACTGGACGAATTCACCGATTTTCGCGTCTGGGTCGCCGACATCCTCCGCCCTGCCCTGCTGGCCAGGCTGGAGGCCCAGGGCGTCGCCTGGGAGAGCGTGGCATGA
- the murU gene encoding N-acetylmuramate alpha-1-phosphate uridylyltransferase MurU: protein MKAMILAAGLGTRMRPLTDHCPKPLLEAGGKPLIVHHLERLARAGIQEVVINVSYRAEQIVDALGDGSAYGVSIAWSHETTPLETGGGIRQALPLLGDAPFLLVNGDVWCDLDPATLPSSLGNDLARLVLVDNPDHHPEGDFRLDADGRVREGEGPRLTYAGIAQIAPALVADHSEGAFALAPLLRAAMADERVAGHHHRGRWVDVGTPERLALLDQALRG, encoded by the coding sequence ATGAAGGCGATGATCCTGGCGGCGGGGCTCGGCACCCGCATGCGCCCGCTCACCGACCACTGCCCCAAGCCACTGCTGGAAGCTGGCGGCAAGCCACTGATCGTCCATCATCTGGAGCGGCTCGCGCGTGCCGGCATCCAGGAAGTGGTGATCAACGTCAGCTACCGTGCCGAGCAGATCGTCGACGCCCTGGGCGACGGCAGCGCCTACGGCGTTTCCATCGCCTGGAGCCATGAAACGACGCCCCTGGAGACCGGCGGAGGCATTCGCCAGGCCCTGCCACTGCTCGGCGACGCCCCCTTCCTGCTCGTCAACGGCGATGTCTGGTGCGACCTGGACCCTGCCACCCTGCCATCATCGCTGGGGAACGACCTGGCGCGGCTGGTGCTGGTCGACAACCCCGACCACCATCCCGAGGGCGATTTCCGCCTCGATGCCGATGGGCGCGTTCGCGAGGGGGAAGGCCCGCGCCTGACCTATGCCGGTATCGCCCAGATCGCCCCGGCGCTGGTGGCCGATCACTCCGAGGGCGCCTTCGCCCTGGCGCCGCTGCTGCGCGCCGCCATGGCCGACGAGCGCGTCGCCGGTCATCACCACCGAGGGCGATGGGTCGATGTCGGCACCCCCGAACGACTCGCCCTTCTGGACCAGGCCCTGCGAGGCTGA
- a CDS encoding ABC transporter substrate-binding protein codes for MNIRKLTARCRQAALITACATPLAAATASADESDLTIGMSFQELNNEYFVTMQEALESAADSLGAEVITTDARHDVAKQVSDVEDMIQQGIDILLLNPADSVGVETAVLAAKEAGVTTIAIDAQANGPVDGFVGSKNYDAGYKACDYLAQQLDGTGQVALLDGIPVVPILQRIEGCTAALDEYDGIEVVDKQNGRQERTHAMTVTENIIQANPDLDGLFSVNDIGALGSLIAINSSGQDIKLVSVDGHPEAVAEIQKPDSPFIATSAQYPRDMVRLGLGLGLAKYWGADTAPAEIPIDVELIDRDKATDFSW; via the coding sequence ATGAATATCCGCAAGCTCACAGCACGTTGCCGCCAGGCCGCGCTCATCACTGCCTGTGCAACGCCTCTTGCCGCAGCTACCGCCTCGGCCGACGAGTCGGACCTGACAATCGGCATGTCCTTCCAGGAACTCAACAACGAATACTTCGTGACCATGCAGGAAGCGCTCGAGAGCGCTGCCGACAGCCTGGGAGCCGAAGTGATTACCACCGATGCCCGCCATGACGTCGCCAAGCAGGTCAGCGATGTCGAAGACATGATCCAGCAGGGCATCGATATCCTGTTGCTCAATCCCGCCGACTCAGTCGGTGTCGAGACGGCGGTTCTGGCTGCCAAGGAAGCCGGCGTTACCACGATCGCCATCGATGCCCAGGCCAACGGCCCGGTGGACGGCTTCGTGGGTTCCAAGAACTACGACGCCGGCTACAAGGCCTGCGACTACCTGGCACAGCAGCTCGATGGCACAGGCCAGGTGGCCTTGCTGGATGGCATTCCGGTCGTTCCGATCCTGCAGCGCATAGAGGGCTGTACCGCGGCACTCGACGAATACGATGGCATCGAGGTGGTCGACAAGCAGAACGGCCGCCAGGAACGCACCCACGCCATGACGGTGACCGAGAACATCATTCAGGCCAACCCGGATCTCGACGGCCTGTTCAGCGTCAACGACATTGGTGCCCTGGGCTCACTGATCGCCATCAACTCCAGCGGCCAGGACATCAAGCTGGTCAGTGTCGACGGACACCCCGAGGCCGTTGCCGAGATCCAGAAGCCCGACTCCCCCTTCATCGCCACCTCGGCTCAATATCCTCGCGACATGGTTCGTCTGGGGCTCGGCCTGGGGTTGGCAAAGTACTGGGGCGCCGACACGGCCCCCGCCGAGATCCCCATCGACGTGGAACTGATCGATCGCGACAAGGCCACCGACTTCAGCTGGTAA
- a CDS encoding SDR family oxidoreductase — MANELTGKVAAVTGAASGIGLASVRAMIASGARVVMIDRDATALAEACEQLGDAAIPLVIDLLDPQDCKTLSSQILEKVGQLDIFHANAGSYIGGDLLDTDPDAIDRMVSLNVSVVMKNVHNILPHMIERGTGDIMVTSSVAGHFPVPWEPVYASSKWAMTSFVQTVRRQVLKHGIRVASVSPGPVNSALLADWPEDNLRKAKESGSIIEPAEVADAILYMLTRPRHVTIRDMVVLPSNFDL, encoded by the coding sequence ATGGCGAATGAATTGACTGGCAAGGTGGCGGCCGTTACCGGCGCAGCATCGGGCATCGGGCTGGCCAGCGTCAGAGCGATGATTGCTTCCGGTGCCAGAGTGGTCATGATCGATCGTGACGCGACCGCCCTGGCAGAAGCCTGCGAGCAGCTTGGCGATGCCGCGATTCCACTGGTCATCGACCTTCTCGACCCGCAGGACTGCAAGACGCTGTCGTCCCAGATCCTCGAGAAAGTCGGACAGCTCGACATCTTCCACGCCAATGCCGGCAGTTACATTGGCGGCGACCTGCTCGATACCGATCCCGATGCCATCGACCGAATGGTCAGCCTGAATGTCAGTGTGGTGATGAAGAATGTCCACAATATCCTGCCGCACATGATCGAGCGCGGCACGGGGGACATCATGGTGACGAGTTCGGTAGCCGGGCATTTTCCCGTCCCCTGGGAGCCGGTCTACGCCTCTTCCAAGTGGGCCATGACCAGTTTCGTCCAGACCGTCCGTCGTCAGGTCCTGAAGCACGGCATCCGGGTCGCATCTGTCTCGCCGGGCCCCGTCAACAGCGCTCTGCTCGCCGACTGGCCGGAGGATAATCTACGCAAGGCGAAAGAATCCGGCAGCATCATCGAGCCCGCCGAAGTGGCCGATGCCATCCTGTACATGCTGACCCGCCCTCGCCATGTGACCATTCGCGACATGGTGGTCCTGCCCAGCAACTTCGACCTTTAA
- the coq7 gene encoding 2-polyprenyl-3-methyl-6-methoxy-1,4-benzoquinone monooxygenase — protein sequence MTRQYSRADDLIHQFDTVLRTLVPKAAQPSRPSPATEDVQDEMLDDEQRRHAAGLMRINHTGEVCAQALYQGQGLTAKLPEVRGQMEEAAQEEVDHLAWCDARLQELDGRTSLLNPLFYAASFSIGAVAGAVGDRISLGFVAATEEQVGRHLDEHMEKLPPGDRRSRAVLRQMAIDEAHHAHQALEAGGARFPAPVKAGMTLMSKVMTKSVYRL from the coding sequence ATGACTCGCCAATATTCCCGCGCCGACGACCTGATCCACCAGTTCGATACCGTATTGCGTACCCTGGTGCCCAAGGCGGCTCAGCCTTCGCGTCCTTCTCCCGCCACCGAGGATGTGCAGGACGAGATGCTCGACGATGAGCAGCGGCGCCATGCTGCAGGACTGATGCGCATCAATCATACTGGCGAGGTCTGTGCCCAGGCGCTCTACCAGGGGCAAGGGCTGACCGCCAAGCTGCCCGAGGTGCGAGGCCAGATGGAGGAGGCGGCCCAGGAGGAGGTAGATCATCTGGCTTGGTGCGATGCGCGCCTGCAGGAACTCGACGGTCGCACCAGCCTGTTGAACCCGCTGTTCTATGCGGCATCCTTCAGCATCGGGGCCGTGGCAGGGGCCGTGGGCGATCGCATCAGCCTGGGCTTCGTGGCTGCCACCGAGGAGCAGGTGGGGCGCCATCTCGATGAGCACATGGAAAAGCTGCCGCCCGGCGACCGCCGTTCCAGGGCGGTGCTCCGCCAGATGGCCATCGACGAGGCGCATCATGCCCATCAGGCGCTGGAAGCTGGCGGGGCGCGTTTCCCGGCGCCGGTCAAGGCCGGCATGACGCTGATGTCCAAGGTGATGACTAAGTCTGTCTATAGGCTTTGA
- a CDS encoding sugar ABC transporter ATP-binding protein — MKALQDVSLDVHAGEVHALLGENGAGKSTLMKILCGIYRQDEGDIVIDGQTRDFHGYQDALDAGVGIIFQEFSLIPDLDAVDNIFLGREKRNRFGLRDRSTMIREAQRLFERLRVSIPLDCPIAELSIADQQFIEIAKALSLDARLLVLDEPTATLTPSEADHLFAIMRALRDQGVGMVFISHHMEEIFTICDHVTVMRDGKKVDDCHVASTSPDDLIEKMVGRRVENIFPERRCDADYDDVVLDIQSLRLDPNGPEHSLKLHRGEILGFAGLVGSGRTELVRGLIGATRPAHARISIEGKPVRLRHPAAALEQGIGLLPENRKTQGLVLPFSCRDNISLNNLAQFQGNLPLLRRGQEARTATDLMAAVRVKAPSPETPVGELSGGNQQKVVIARWLGHQCKVLIFDEPTRGIDVGAKAEIYALMKELTAQGVSIIMISSELPEVLGLCDRAAVFYHGRIAAELEGSALDSQSIMHHATGGLSS, encoded by the coding sequence GTGAAGGCCTTGCAAGATGTATCCCTCGATGTCCATGCCGGCGAGGTACATGCCCTGCTTGGCGAAAACGGGGCCGGCAAATCGACCTTGATGAAAATCCTCTGCGGCATCTATCGACAGGACGAGGGAGACATCGTCATCGATGGCCAGACGCGCGACTTTCACGGTTATCAGGATGCCCTGGATGCCGGGGTCGGTATCATCTTCCAGGAATTCAGCCTGATCCCCGACCTGGATGCCGTGGACAATATCTTCCTGGGACGGGAGAAACGTAACCGTTTCGGACTGCGCGACCGATCCACCATGATCCGCGAAGCGCAACGCTTGTTCGAACGCCTCAGGGTCTCGATTCCACTGGACTGCCCCATCGCCGAACTGAGCATTGCCGATCAGCAGTTCATCGAGATCGCCAAGGCCTTGTCACTGGATGCCCGACTGCTGGTCCTGGACGAGCCGACCGCCACCCTGACGCCCAGCGAAGCCGATCACTTGTTTGCCATCATGCGGGCGCTGCGCGACCAGGGCGTCGGCATGGTGTTCATCTCGCATCACATGGAAGAGATCTTCACCATCTGCGATCACGTCACCGTGATGCGCGATGGCAAGAAGGTCGACGACTGCCATGTCGCCTCGACCTCCCCCGATGATCTGATCGAGAAGATGGTCGGTCGCCGCGTCGAAAACATTTTCCCCGAACGCCGTTGCGATGCCGACTATGACGATGTCGTGCTGGACATCCAGTCCCTGCGCCTCGATCCCAACGGTCCCGAACACTCGCTGAAGCTCCATCGTGGCGAGATTCTGGGCTTTGCCGGTCTGGTGGGCTCCGGTCGCACCGAACTGGTCAGGGGACTGATCGGCGCAACTCGTCCCGCCCACGCCAGAATCAGCATCGAAGGCAAACCGGTAAGACTCCGGCACCCCGCTGCCGCTCTCGAACAAGGTATCGGATTACTTCCGGAAAACCGCAAGACACAGGGACTGGTCCTGCCGTTCTCGTGTCGCGACAACATCTCGTTGAACAACCTGGCACAGTTCCAGGGGAACTTGCCGCTGCTGCGACGCGGGCAGGAGGCACGTACCGCCACCGACTTGATGGCAGCCGTGCGCGTCAAGGCCCCCAGCCCCGAAACCCCGGTCGGAGAACTCAGCGGCGGCAATCAGCAAAAAGTCGTCATTGCCCGCTGGCTGGGCCATCAATGCAAGGTGCTGATCTTCGATGAGCCTACCCGGGGTATCGACGTCGGCGCCAAGGCAGAGATCTATGCCCTGATGAAAGAACTCACCGCCCAGGGTGTCTCCATCATCATGATCTCCTCGGAACTCCCCGAAGTGCTCGGCCTGTGCGACCGTGCCGCGGTTTTCTACCACGGCCGGATTGCCGCCGAACTCGAGGGCAGTGCGCTCGACTCACAATCCATCATGCATCATGCCACGGGGGGACTCAGCTCATGA